The nucleotide sequence AGGAATGAACGAAATAGAAGGAACTCTCCCGGGAAAGGTCTCTCAGAAGGGGATGATCTCCCCGAGGGGTGATGGTGTTCCACCCCATGTGAGGAATCTTGAGGCCCTGGCCAGGATCAAAGGCGGTCGCTGTCCCTTCAAGAATGCCCAGGCAGGAAGCACCGCTCTCGTCGGAGCGGTCCAGAATAATCTGGGATCCCAGGCAGATACCAAGAAAGGGGTTTCCCCGGGCGAGAAACTCCCTGATCGCGGAAACCAGTCCCCGCTCTTCCAGAACACCCATGGCGGCCCGGGCATCGCCCACTCCCGGAAGCACCAGGCGATCAGCTCCCCGGACATCATCGGGTTCACGAGTAACCCGGAAGGGCTCCTGTAAATAGGAAAAGGCCGATTCCACGCTCCGCAAGTTTCCTGCGTCGTAATCAACGATAACAACACTCACCGATCTTCCTCCTGAGGTTGAATGATTCTCTGCACCAGGAGACGCACGCTCTCGTCGGTGAGCAGTACGTTCCGCAGATACACGGATTTTTCCTGACGCTCGATAGCAAAATCCGGCCCGGCCTCGAGGTGCAGAAGGGGCAGCACTTGCCGTGAACCAAGGCGAAGGCTTACCAGCACGACCCGAGCCTGGCGTTCGCCGGAAAAGAGCAACTCCATTTCAGCATCCCCTCCGCCGCGGAGCTGGAGCACCAGCGTCTCGGGGTTCAGCGCGTCAAGCCGGGAGGTTCCTGATCCCTGGGCAGAAGTCTCAAAGAGAGAGGGGCTGACCATGACAAAAAAGCCCGTAGGCCTCTGATGGATGTGCCGGAGATGATCCTCCAGAAGAGGTTCTTTCGACAGATCTTTCAGATCAGCTTTCAAATCAGCTTCCAGATCAGCTTTGGGAGATTCCAGAGCAGGATAGGATATCTCCAGAAGGCCCTGGCGGTAGCGAATAACCTCGGTTCCCTGGACATCCCGCCAGTGCCCCGGCCCCAGGCGGCGCCAACCGGAAAAGAAAAGCCCCCAGGGCGTCCTGAAGCGGGGGAAATTCCCCTCCACCCAGAAGCGGGGGGCCTTGCCTTCCTCGAAAGCTCCCAGGAGCAGGTGCGCCCTGTCAGCAACAATCTGTTCCACAACCCCCAATTGGAGGAGCTCATCCATTATTGAGGGTTCCTCCCGGAGATCTACGGCAAAAAAGAACTGGGGACGAAGTTCGTCGAGGAAAGGAGCTCCCACGGCGAGGGAACGAAAGAGAAAAGGCCCCAGCTCATCGCCCAGGCGATCCTTTAGTCCATCCTCGAGGCCAGCCTCCTGGGGAATCTCGGGAGGGGTCGGAAGGGAGGCACACCCCGCCCCCACAAGGAAAACGAGGAGGAGAAGCCCTCCCCGCGCCCGGCCGCCCCGGAGGAGGTTCCTAGGCAGACACAACAGAGATCCGGCCCGTAAGTTCGCCAAGGGCAATCTCTGCGGCATCGGTCGCCGCAGCCCACTGAATCTGCTCGGCCAGAACCTCTCCCGCCAGATAGTCTTCGAAAGAACTGACCGCGTCCTGCAGCTCCTCAGGCCCCTCAAGACTCAGGACGATCCGGTCCGTCACAGCAAGGCCCTGATCCTTGCGGACGTTCTGGACCGCCCGAATCAGATCCCGTACAAGCCCCTCCTGCCGCAGTTCCCGGGTAATTTCCGGATCCAGCGCGACCGTGAGGAGCCCCTCGTTGAGAACTTTCAGGTTTTCTTTCTCCTGCCGTTGCACCAGGACAGAATCGATGGTTATATCCACCGCTTCACCCTCGACCTCGATGTTCAGGGTGCTTCCCTCCAGGAGCTGCTGGATCTCCCGGGCCTTGAGCTCCTGAATTACCTGGGCGGCACTCCGCATGCCTTTGCCCAGGCGGGGCCCCAATTCCCGGAAGTTTGCCTTGGCACTATATTCAACAAGCTCTTCCTCGTTTTCCCGGAAAATCACATCCTTTACGTTCAGCTCTTCCCGGATGATATCTTCCATCTCCCGAAGAACCCGGCGGGCATCGGTATCCCGGGTGACCAG is from Alkalispirochaeta americana and encodes:
- the hisH gene encoding imidazole glycerol phosphate synthase subunit HisH, producing MSVVIVDYDAGNLRSVESAFSYLQEPFRVTREPDDVRGADRLVLPGVGDARAAMGVLEERGLVSAIREFLARGNPFLGICLGSQIILDRSDESGASCLGILEGTATAFDPGQGLKIPHMGWNTITPRGDHPLLRDLSRESSFYFVHSFFPNPRDPGDVLAWCDYGVSFAAVVGRGNLAATQFHPEKSGEAGLRLLRNFLGWKP